GCCAAAACAGAGGACTCCATTGGCGGGGGACTGGAGGAGGAATACGATTACCAGCACGACAGTCTGTGGCAGGGCCAAAAGAAACACATCTTCATACTAAGCGAGGCGGGAAAGCCAATCTTCTCGCTACACGGCAATGAGGATAAACTGGCCACGCTTTTCGGTGTCATTCAGGCACTGGTAAGCTTCGTCCAAATGGGCCAGGATGCTATTACCTCCATTCATGCGGGCGGCATTAAGTTCGCTTTCATGCAACGCAGCTCGCTCATCCTGGTGGCTGCCAGCAGGAGCAACATGAGtgtgcagcagctgcagcttcAACTGGGGTGAGTCAATTATAACGCACCTGATAGCAATGCTAACTAATGGGAACTTCCCATTCTTTACCAGGGATGTCTACAATCAAATATTGTCCATTCTGACGTATTCACACATGACGAAAATCTTTGAGAGGCGCAAGAACTTTGATCTGAGGAGACTGCTCTCCGGCAGCGAACGATTGTTCTACAATCTGTTGGCGAACGACAGTAGTAGTGCCAAGGGTAAGGATATCTAAGCATATCCAAATTGCTTAATTTCTCAACGACTTCTTTTAGTGTCCAACAACATCTTCACATTTTTGACCAACTCAATTCGCGTCTTCCCATTGCCCACAACGATACGATCGCAAATCACCAGCGCCATTCAGAGCAACTGCTCCAAGATCAAGAACCTGGTGTTTGCCGTGCTAATTGCCAATAACAAACTGATAGCATTGGTGCGCATGAAGAAGTACTCCATCCATCCGGCTGATTTGCGTCTGATCTTCAACCTGGTAGAGTGCTCCGAGTCCTTCAAGAGCTCCGAGAACTGGTCACCAATTTGCCTGCCCAAGTTCGACATGAATGGGTATCTGCATGCGCATGTCTCGTACCTGGCGGATGATTGCCAGGCCTGTTTGCTCCTGCTGTCCGTGGACAGAGATGCCTTTTTCACGCTGGCAGAGGCCAAGGCAAAGATCACGGAGAAGCTACGCAAAAGCCACTGCTTGGAAGCCATCAAcgaggagctgcagcagccgTTCAATGCGAAACTCTACCAACAGGTTGTGGGAATCCCCGAGCTGCGGCACTTTCTTTACAAGCCCAAGAGCACAGCTCAACTGCTGTGTCCCATGCTCAGGCATCCGTACAAATCTCTGACGGAGCTGGAGCGCCTGGAGGCCATCTACTGCGACTTGCTGCATCGCATCCACAACAGTAGTCGCCCGCTGAAGCTTATCTACGAGATGAAGGAGCGCGAGGTGGTCCTGGCCTGGGCAACCGGAACCTACGAACTGTACGCCATATTCGAGCCGGTTGTGGACAAAGCCACTGTGATCAAGTACGTGGACAAGCTGATCAAGTGGATCGAGAAGGAGTACGACGTGTACTTTATACGAAACCATGCCACATTCTAAGCTTTAGCGCGCTTCGCTAGGGCATTGTGAGATATATGactatttttttattgctccTCTGCCAATCGAACCAGGACAAAGTTGTTGTGCTGCAGTTGTGACGGCGTTTGTTTAACTGAACCTAGTATACCAGAATCACGCATGTacatttgtaatttaaaactttaagtAAATTCTAAAACTTTATAGATAGTTTATCTCTTAGTGGATCTATAGAAAACTGAGTTCTGTCGAAAGGTTCGAGTCACCGCTAGCGCAGCATATCCTTTAAGTTCGGACTCAAACCAAACCGGTTATCTTCGGGGATGGACTTTCGAGAGCGAAAGGAATCGCAGAGAGAGCTTTTGCGGAATCAACAACTTAACGCGCGCACTCGCATCGGCGACCCAATCGCAAGGATTACGATGTGACTGGTGCTGGCCGACCGCTCGGAGAACACAATTGAGTACAGGACACAAACGCGAACGCACACGCTTCGATTGTGGGCGCTGCCACCGGAAATCCAAAGTTGAACCAGTGCCTGACCGAAAAgaattacaaaataattgcTAAAACCGATGAGTATGtgaaaaatgtggaaaattgcGTGGTGCTAGATAGAAAATGCCCAgcataaaatggaaaattacgATGCAAACGCGGCGTTTTTTGTTTCCACCTATTTAAGTTGCTCGAAACGGAGCAGCTTTTCAACATGCGCCACGCATTTTTTGGGTGTTAAATGCTCGTGTATCTGTCGGTTTTTGCGCGCTTAGCTCTGCGGCGGCATtaatacacatacaaacatGGGCCAGGACGAAATCCTGCCAGGATATATGCCAgagtgcatgtgtgtgtgtgtgtatgtgtgtgtctgtgtgtgtttgtgtgtgtgagacgCCGCTCCGTTAGTTTTGCGCGCGTGTTGGTCTACCCGCTTTCATCGTGCAAATCGTTTAATTTATGAgcaaaatgaatatttttatacgcATTTCTCGTGCATTCCCCGTTTCGTATTTCTTTCGTTTTCGAATCCTCGTTAATTTGCCGTTCGTCTTTCGAGCCAAATTCGTAGTCCTGAATTAACAATCGGCGgcgccaggagcagcagcaacaacaaggagtTCCAAAGTTTCACCTTTCCCCACACAAACACCCATACACCCATACCCATacagacacacacagacacacacacacacacacagggacACATTGGAGGCCACAGGATGTCTTTTTGTGTATCCCAGAGTTATTTTGAAAGCAGCGCGTGTGGCAGAAAGAAGGACTAAATGAAAAAGTAGAGTGGCAGGAGTAGGTGCATGCGAGTGGAGCGAAGGATTCTATTTAAGTCGGAAAAAGTTTTAGCGCCTTGGACTTTTCATGGCTCTTCTCTCGGCCTCCAAACTCCTTGGCTTTAATCAACTTTCCTGGCAGAGCACAGCAAATGTGGCCAAATTTCATAATTGGCAGCATAAAAAGTTGATTGCGGAACttgagaaaatatttcaaaaatatttcacggctttattgcaaaatgttttaaaaattttagcCAAATTAGAAACTATGAAGATTTTCTTAAAGAATTTCGTATTATCAAAGTACTCTATGATTATTAtacaaaaactttttaaatacaataagtatttgcttatttttctTCTAGTTCCGCACAATCTTGAGCAACTCTTGTATTTTTCTTCTGCCAATTcaaattgttgttgcaaaaagTTTTCGCAAACTCTCAGATAAATTGCAATCCTTAAACTTTTGATTGTATACTTTCATCGGCAGCGGGGCAGTAAAAGTATCTAGATATTGATTTCATAATTTAAGCGCTCGAACGTGCAggttaatttattatttatgccaGCATCAGGCTATCAagttatttatgatttttcttAAGAATGAATATTGTGTAAGATAATTGTCttactttaatatatttaaaacaaagttTTCCGGATTCAATTCGCCAACCACTCGCCATTCAGATGAAACCCCGAAGCGAAATTCAATCTAAACCAAATCAATACTGAAAAtcaacaaatgaaaatatcaaaaaccCTGTGCATAAAAACCGCGTAAAGCCAAACtgcaaccaaccaa
The sequence above is a segment of the Drosophila melanogaster chromosome 2L genome. Coding sequences within it:
- the Mon1 gene encoding monensin sensitivity 1 encodes the protein MEVEQTSVRSDTNSTCEYLDAEGDPESPNLYQEADPDQEAEQQNHSIISELRDGLGTMRDNSALSPEPGQENKGLAASVESLALSTSTSAKTEDSIGGGLEEEYDYQHDSLWQGQKKHIFILSEAGKPIFSLHGNEDKLATLFGVIQALVSFVQMGQDAITSIHAGGIKFAFMQRSSLILVAASRSNMSVQQLQLQLGDVYNQILSILTYSHMTKIFERRKNFDLRRLLSGSERLFYNLLANDSSSAKVSNNIFTFLTNSIRVFPLPTTIRSQITSAIQSNCSKIKNLVFAVLIANNKLIALVRMKKYSIHPADLRLIFNLVECSESFKSSENWSPICLPKFDMNGYLHAHVSYLADDCQACLLLLSVDRDAFFTLAEAKAKITEKLRKSHCLEAINEELQQPFNAKLYQQVVGIPELRHFLYKPKSTAQLLCPMLRHPYKSLTELERLEAIYCDLLHRIHNSSRPLKLIYEMKEREVVLAWATGTYELYAIFEPVVDKATVIKYVDKLIKWIEKEYDVYFIRNHATF